A genomic stretch from Prionailurus bengalensis isolate Pbe53 chromosome E2, Fcat_Pben_1.1_paternal_pri, whole genome shotgun sequence includes:
- the HPN gene encoding serine protease hepsin, which translates to MAEKEGGRTVPCCSGPKVAALAAGTLLLLTAIGAASWAIVTFLLKSDQEPLYPVQVSPADARLMVFDDTEGTWRLLCSSRSNAGVAGLGCEDMGFLRALGHSELDVRTAGANGTSGFFCVDEGRLPLARRLLEVISVCDCPRGRFLATVCQDCGRRKLPVDRIVGGRDTSLGRWPWQVSLRYDGAHLCGGSLLSGDWVLTAAHCFPERNRVLSRWRVFAGAVAQASPHGLQLGVQAVVYHGGYLPFRDPNSEENSNDIALVHLSSPLPLTEYIQPVCLPAAGQALVDGKICTVTGWGNTQYYGQQAGVLQEARVPIISNDVCNGPDFYANQIKPKMFCAGYPEGGIDACQGDSGGPFVCEDSISRTPRWRLCGIVSWGTGCALAQKPGVYTKVSDFREWIFQAIKTHSEASGMVTQL; encoded by the exons ATGGCGGAGAAAGAGG GTGGACGGACTGTGCCATGCTGTTCCGGACCCAAGGTGGCAGCTCTCGCTGCGGGGACACTGCTGCTCCTGACGGCCATCGGGGCAGCATCCTGGGCCATTG TGACCTTTCTACTCAAGAGTGATCAGGAGCCGCTGTATCCGG TGCAGGTCAGCCCTGCCGACGCCCGGCTCATGGTGTTCGACGACACGGAGGGCACGTGGCGGCTGCTGTGCTCCTCGCGCTCCAACGCCGGGGTGGCGGGCCTGGGCTGCGAGGACATGGGCTTCCTCAG GGCCCTGGGCCACTCGGAGCTGGACGTGCGGACGGCGGGCGCCAACGGCACGTCGGGCTTCTTCTGCGTGGACGAGGGGAGGCTGCCGCTGGCCCGGAGGCTGCTCGAGGTCATCTCCGTGTG TGACTGTCCCAGGGGCCGTTTCCTGGCTACTGTCTGCCAAG ATTGTGGCCGTCGGAAGCTGCCTGTGGATCGCATCGTGGGAGGCCGAGACACCAGCCTGGGCAGGTGGCCGTGGCAAGTCAGTCTTCGCTACGATGGAGCTCACCTCTGTGGAGGGTCCCTGCTCTCTGGAGACTGGGTGCTGACAGCTGCCCACTGCTTCCCTGA GCGGAACCGGGTCCTGTCCCGATGGCGGGTGTTTGCCGGAGCTGTGGCCCAGGCCTCCCCCCATGGCCTGCAGCTGGGGGTGCAGGCGGTGGTGTACCACGGGGGCTACCTCCCCTTTCGAGACCCCAACAGCGAGGAAAACAGTAATGACATCGCCCTGGTCCACCTgtccagccccctgcccctcacGG AATACATCCAGCCCGTGTGCCTCCCGGCTGCCGGCCAGGCCCTGGTGGATGGCAAGATCTGTACCGTAACCGGCTGGGGCAACACACAGTACTACG GCCAACAGGCTGGGGTACTCCAGGAGGCCCGAGTCCCCATAATCAGCAACGATGTCTGCAACGGCCCCGATTTCTACGCGAACCAGATCAAGCCCAAGATGTTCTGTGCCGGTTACCCTGAGGGTGGCATCGACGCCTGCCAG ggTGACAGCGGTGGCCCCTTCGTGTGTGAGGATAGCATCTCTCGGACGCCACGTTGGCGGCTGTGTGGCATCGTGAGCTGGGGCACCGGCTGTGCCCTGGCCCAGAAGCCAGGTGTCTACACCAAAGTCAGTGACTTCCGGGAGTGGATCTTCCAGGCCATAAAG ACTCACTCCGAAGCCAGCGGCATGGTGACCCAGCTCTGA
- the SCN1B gene encoding sodium channel subunit beta-1: protein MGTLLALVVGAALVSSAWGGCVEVDSETEAVYGMTFKILCISCKRRSETTAETFTEWTFRQKGTEEFVKILRYENEVLQLEEDERFEGRVVWNGSRGTKDLQDLSIFITNVTYNHSGDYECHVYRLLFFENYEHNTSVVKKIHLEVVDKANRDMASIVSEIMMYVLIVVLTIWLVAEMVYCYKKIAAATEAAAQENASEYLAITSESKENCTGVQVAE, encoded by the exons ATGGGGACACTGCTGGCCTTGGTGGTCGGCGCGGCGCTGG TGTCCTCAGCCTGGGGGGGCTGTGTGGAGGTGGACTCGGAGACGGAGGCCGTGTACGGGATGACCTTCAAAATCCTGTGCATCTCCTGCAAGCGCCGCAGCGAGACCACCGCCGAGACCTTCACCGAGTGGACCTTCCGCCAGAAGGGCACAGAGGAGTTTGTCAAG ATCCTGCGCTACGAGAACGAGGTGCTGCAGCTGGAGGAGGACGAGCGTTTCGAGGGCCGCGTGGTGTGGAACGGCAGCCGGGGCACCAAGGACCTGCAGGACCTGTCCATCTTCATCACCAACGTCACCTACAACCACTCGGGCGACTACGAGTGCCACGTCTACCGGCTGCTCTTCTTTGAGAATTACGAGCACAACACCAGCGTCGTCAAAAAGATCCACCTTGAGGTGGTGGACAAAG CCAACAGAGACATGGCATCCATCGTGTCGGAGATCATGATGTATGTGCTCATCGTGGTGTTGACCATATGGCTCGTGGCAGAGATGGTTTATTGCTACAAGAAGATCGCCGCGGCCACGGAGGCTGCTGCACAAGAGAATGC CTCCGAATACCTGGCCATCACCTCAGAAAGCAAAGAGAACTGTACGGGCGTCCAGGTGGCCGAATAG